Below is a window of Salvia miltiorrhiza cultivar Shanhuang (shh) unplaced genomic scaffold, IMPLAD_Smil_shh original_scaffold_471, whole genome shotgun sequence DNA.
aagcatgacagttcttttcggcacgggaattaagaaattgatattttgtgtgttaagtgtggtagctgaaaaagtgaaaatgtgaataaaggataaattttttgccatttttaaaaatgtgtcatgcttcgtgggacagatcaaaaaggaaactgtgtcatgcttcgtggaacGGGGGGAGTATATAGAACTAACATTCGAGAAAAGAATCAGCCAAAATAGGCATAAACATCAATTGATTGAAgtaatctaaaaaaataattgatgcaAAGGCTGAGCATGGCAAGAATAAGAATAACCAGAGACAAATAATTAGTACCTTGATGAACTTATGCTAGATCTTTAATTGGTAATACAATATGACTAAGAGATTATTACataagattcataacattcAAAACTCAGTTTCAATATCCATAATCATATAATCTCTCCTTTCCGTAAACTGATAATTCAAGAAAATGCAGTTTTGGAAAGAAAACAAAACCAACACAGAAAGATACTAAACCTCTATATTTAGGTTTTCATGAAAAAGAAGTTGAAATAGAaaaattttataaagaaaaagtAATCTaataaacccttgaaagcacataGACGCTAACTAAGGGCCGGAGTCTCATTAACCGAAAACCTCGTGGGAAAAACAccaataaaggaaaaagagtactcgtctattacaacagaaaaacaaaaatgaatGCAAAGCTACAAAGCAATAGACGACCACAAAAAGGTAAAAACTGGCAAAGCAGAAATACCCAAGAAAAACGATAAGAATGCCACTCTTAACGCATCAGTGAAAAAGGCATAATTACTAACCATCTCAAACTTCATAATCCACGACATAGACCTCAACTTGTATCTCATGCTTAAAAGGAAATTCTTGACATGGCTAGACCAGCATCAAAATTTGAAGTCTACCGTCGAATCACTCAATCGTAAGCAGCAGCAGACCCCTTTGTAAAACGAGGCATAGCATCTAAAAATCTgttcaaaaataaaatccaTCTACCGCTGCCAAATGCAAAGATGCCGCGCATGCCATCTGTTCATGGGAAGAATGTAGTTGGAAACCAAAAATTTGACCCTACACTCAAGGTGATCGATAAATAGCTCAAAGGAATCCTTCCTGAAATGCAGAAGACTGCTGAACCAAACAACATAATCAACCATGTACGACCAATTCAATTCATAAACCAGCTAATACCAAAACGAATCCAAGAACAGATAGCAAAACAAGCAACACTTGAACACACAAAGAACGAAAAAAAACTGAAGCATCTTCACCAGATTCCAAAAGCTCTTTCAGACCAAAACAAGCAACACTTGCACACACAAAGAACAAGTACAATCACATAATCGGAAGTCGGATTCAATGGATTGGTACACACCTGTAAAGAGCTTGAAAGCAGTTGGCGCACTTCTCCTCTGTGTGATCCAAATCACATCAGTCTTCTTGGTCATATACAGCCCGTGATCAATGATGATTGGCTTCGTCCTCTGAAACCTAAATCCAACAAGAATCATTAATGATCTCTCACGAAAAATAAACAATCGGATCGTGTCAGGAAGGTCACTCACTCTTTCCAGCCAATCGTTCATGATTTTCTCAATTTTATTGCTATGTTTTCTTCTTCCATCACCTGACCTTAGCCTGCCAGAGTCTTGAAGGTGGGGCGAGGATGTAGTGGGACGAGGATTTCATTACTTGCGAAAGCTGCTTCCAAACAACTAAGGAATCCACATCTTCCACCGGGACATGGCAGGATAAAAAAGGACTATAGTATAAAAAAGGCCTATAGTAGACCAAGTCCCCCTTAATCTCCAACCATATGAATTAGATGGACTTTGTTTACCAGTAGTCAGCACACGAGCATAAACCTTCTCTGAAACGATGAAACCGGTTTGCATCTCTTACAATTATGGTTCTATTCGTGAACTTTGAGATGTATTTAGCTGCAGAGTGGCAATCATCGCACATTCTAAGGTTCTTCATGACACGAATGGGTGCCCCGGGAGGTGATTTCATGAGCGCATATGCTATGGCCAGTTTCTCACTGTGATAACTGAGCCAATCCTCTTTCTGTTCCTCCTCCACGTCGTGCAGCTCCGTGACAATATCTGGAACATAACCCAGAGTTCTAATCTCAGCCAACAATTTCTTCACCTTCTCACGAATTTGAACAGACTCCACATTATTCGTATCACCCGAGACAAAGACATGTGTATCATTTCTAATTTCTATCCAGCTCAAACCAGGCTCTTTTTTTATGTTCCTTTCTCTCATCAATTTTCTCACAGCAGACGCTTTATCCCATCTCTTGGCTCTGGCGTGCATATTCGACATCAGGATACACGTGCCAGCATCATCTGGGCCGATCTCCAGCAGTATATCCGCAACTTTCTTTCCTAAACCATAGTTCTGATGAACGAGACAAGCATTGAGCAAGGTTCTCCAAGCAATAACATCCTGTCTTATTGGATTTGATCTAATGAACTTCTCCGCCTCATCTAGCCTACGTGCCCTACCAAGAAGCCCAACAATGCAGGTGTAGTGCTCTAACCCGGGTTCAATGCTGTATTCTCTCATCATATGATTCAGATAATAGAAACCTTCATCAACTCGCCCCAACAAGCTACAAGCAGAGAGCACCCCGACAAAAGTTACATAACTCGGTTGCTTCCCTTCACTCAACATCTGTTGAAACACACCAAGGGCTTCCATGCCAAGCCCGTGACATGAGTAACCAGTTATCATCAAATTCCATGATATGACATCACGATCTAACATGCTCTCAAACAAACTATGTGCATCATCAATGAGCCCACATTTTGAAGCCATGTAAATTAAAGCATTACCAACAACAGTGTCATGCTTCAACCCCACCTTCTCAACGCGTGCATGTAATGAACTGCCATACCCAAGAGCCGACAAACCAGCACATGAGTTCAAAAGCACAGCAAATGTGTATTCATTTGGTACAACATTTTCACGGTCCATTTCTAGAAACAGCTTAAGCGCTTCTTCAAACCATTCATTCTGCGAATAAGCAGTTAGAGCAGCTGTCCATGTGACCTCATTTCTTGCTCTCAACGCATCAAAAACAGTTCTCATCGATGAAACATCGCCACATTTTCCATACATATCTATTGTGGCGCTACCCACGAACAAATCATGATCCAAACCAATCTTCAACAATCTTCCATGAACTTGTCTTCCCAATATCAAATCCTTAAGATGGCCACAAACACCGAAAACATTAACACAAGTAATGCCATCCCACCTACTCCACTCCAATTCCTCAATCATCCTACGCAAAACACAAGACGCCTCGTTCATATCCCCCTGTGCCAAAAGCCCattcaacaaaatattataGGTGCAAAGATCCAATCTTGGAGACGAATCAAGAACTCGCATTGCCGCTTTCAGATGAGAACACATCGTATACAGGTAAACAAGTGCATTCTTAACATATTGATGAAATATCAAGCCAGACTTAAATGCATACCCGTGACATTGCTCGCCTTCATCCAGCAATCCACAGCTGGAACACGAGGAAAGAACCATCGGCAGCACGTGCTTATTTGGGCTTAGTTTTTCAACTTTAACCATGTGCTTGCACAGCTCCACAACTTCCTGAGCGTATCCATGCTGCAAATACCCGGACATCATGCTACCCCAAGAAACGACATTCCTCTTGCGCATTTTGTCGAACAGTACGCGTGCACTCAATAAATCACCGCATTTTGAATAGTGATTGATCAACGAGTTCTTCTCGATCACGCGGTTTCGTGAAATCTGGTTGATAACAATGAGATGGGCGTGGATGATTTTGCCGAATTTGAGGTTTTTCGCTTCGGCCGATGCTTTTAGAAGCTTTCTTATGTCCATTTAGAAGCTTTCTTatgtccataaaaaatattcCTTTTATTTTTGCATCTAATCTAGGGCTGCAAAAGAATTATAGGTCTGCCGTCTCGCTTACCTGCTTAAAAGCTGCGGACGGAGACGGAGGGCGGCGGCAGGCTCGCTGTGGCTGAGCGAGGGCGGAGGCAGCGAGGTGCAGCTGCGGGCTGCCTGCTGTTTGCAGCGCTCAGCGGCAGCGCTGTGCGGGCAGAGGCGAGGGTGGCGGAGGCGACCGGATTAATTAAACCTCGCAGCTGCCCCAAACACTCCAAAACGCGCTTTCTCtgttttttcttattctttccACATTTTATATTTAACTAGTACgtcctcccgtgcgatgcacgggtcacgatatatttatttatttttaaaattttaaattatgtaagaATATCAAAGTgtcattatttatgaattagattaaccgataataaaaaaaataatactcactccgtccatgATATCCttccacttttattattttagtatgtgcacaatattattttcacttccatttatagcagTATGGTCCATGAACTTCATTCACAACAATAATGAGACCCAAATTCCACTAACAACAATACTCACTACTATTCACCACTTTTTAAAACTTGTACCGTTCACAAAGTAGAAATAATatcgtagacggagggagtgtcaatttaaatataagtatttgatttaaaataatgtataattattatattatcaacttaatgagtattgtataataataattaaatttatagattataaAACAAATCATGtaagtcaatctcattttgagcaaataatactaaaccatcaatataacaaaattgatAGTCGTCATTTAATATTACAATATTGAGATCTTAAAATTCAAActgcattattattaaaagttcatatttaaacaACCCAAAACAAATTTAAAGATCAGAAAAAATATGAATAGTATAAAAAGGaagatataataataaatatgtttatataaataaataaataattcatatgcataattataattaaacaaccATGTAGACTTTTTTGAAAGGTAAACAAtgacatttactaaaaaaaattcccCAATAAATGGAAACAAATGAAAAAATAGTATGATATTCAAATTAGAGATAAATGAGagcgaacaaaaattaattttgacattttaaacgatcataaattattaatttcaaatttatttattactctaaagtaaaaataatagtttttaatttaacattggaattgaatattttttcacaaATCGAAATTAAcgatttttttgaataaaattaaaatagaaaaaataagaatgaaattTTGGAGGGAAGaagtgagaggagagagaaaatttggagGTAAAAAACTCCTTTGTTTATATtacatatagatatatagatatagatatatttatattgtatatgtttttttatttataaaagaacATTCAATCTACATCCCAAAttagaaataaatttaaaatgaataatatatgtgtgtttaaagtttcaattttttttctctatccTATTTACTCcccatttttttctcttttttctttcatctcttataaaaatattaaattttatataaataagtaaaaaaaattatactccttaTGAACGAAATAAAATACATCAAAACGTATGAAcgaaaacataaatttaaagcAAATTCATTTAAAGAACTAATTTGGCCCAAAAACAAAGAGTACAGTGATAAATAAAGAATCACAAAATAATTTAACCCAACAATTaaagaatataataataaattaagtcTAGCAATTAATTTAAATCCATTATAAAATACGATAAAAGAATGAATCCCTAATCTGGACTCATTGTTCACGCCCAAATTGTAGGCGGCGCCGCTCCCCTTCTTAACTTTTCACGCTTATTTCCCTGCTATTATTTTTTCGTGTCCATTTTTTAGAATTGTTGCGGCCATCTCGTCGCCGCACGGACAGCTCCGCCGCACCTTCTTTGGCAGCAGCGCAACACGATACATCACCCTTTTTCCTCGCTCTCTCCGCCTCTCTTTCACTTGGTCTCTCTTGCCTATCACTTATTGCCGTACGGACCATCCTACCTTCTACAGCAGCCGCAGCACTGCTCAGGCACACAGAAGTCTGTCTCTCCGGCCTCCTGTAGCTCCATCTCGGCTCCTCCATGAGGCCTTAAAAGCAGCAGCTAACACGTAACTCATTTATGCCTTCAAACGTTCCTTTTTCCTTCTCATTCTCCTTCTCCATCCACGAATTTTGAATGCTTAGAAGTTGTGATCctgtgagtttgtgtttgagtTTTTTCGGTTGCAATTCCTTAAGAACACCGATGATTTAGTGGAGCAATCTTTGATACCTATAGAGC
It encodes the following:
- the LOC131004948 gene encoding pentatricopeptide repeat-containing protein At5g39680-like — encoded protein: MDIRKLLKASAEAKNLKFGKIIHAHLIVINQISRNRVIEKNSLINHYSKCGDLLSARVLFDKMRKRNVVSWGSMMSGYLQHGYAQEVVELCKHMVKVEKLSPNKHVLPMVLSSCSSCGLLDEGEQCHGYAFKSGLIFHQYVKNALVYLYTMCSHLKAAMRVLDSSPRLDLCTYNILLNGLLAQGDMNEASCVLRRMIEELEWSRWDGITCVNVFGVCGHLKDLILGRQVHGRLLKIGLDHDLFVGSATIDMYGKCGDVSSMRTVFDALRARNEVTWTAALTAYSQNEWFEEALKLFLEMDRENVVPNEYTFAVLLNSCAGLSALGYGSSLHARVEKVGLKHDTVVGNALIYMASKCGLIDDAHSLFESMLDRDVISWNLMITGYSCHGLGMEALGVFQQMLSEGKQPSYVTFVGVLSACSLLGRVDEGFYYLNHMMREYSIEPGLEHYTCIVGLLGRARRLDEAEKFIRSNPIRQDVIAWRTLLNACLVHQNYGLGKKVADILLEIGPDDAGTCILMSNMHARAKRWDKASAVRKLMRERNIKKEPGLSWIEIRNDTHVFVSGDTNNVESVQIREKVKKLLAEIRTLGYVPDIVTELHDVEEEQKEDWLSYHSEKLAIAYALMKSPPGAPIRVMKNLRMCDDCHSAAKYISKFTNRTIIVRDANRFHRFREGLCSCADYW